The following coding sequences are from one Roseburia hominis A2-183 window:
- a CDS encoding alpha-L-rhamnosidase: MEELRKQWITSEKEYREGEVFVYRQKFTASQVKKAVFYGTALGVYEAELNGTKIGSQMFAPGFSYYPRRVLYQTHEVTELLREGENTLTVYLGQGWYCGRFLCENQTQIYGEQPAVAWILELEDAAGSRRIVSDETVEELESPYEYAGEYDGEIYFADGRENVTGHASAYTKEAPFALEPTLTEVRLQDEMPVREATVHGDVTILDFGQNFAGIVEIDPSFLKNETITIRHGEILNADGSLYTANLRKAKATIVYHAGAEKKKYRPRFTYMGFRYMELSGAAYQPGMIRAYALHTEMKRTGYFSCENPLVQKLYENQVWGQKSNYVEVPTDCPQRDERMGYTGDGQVFALTGAYNFNTDAFWKNFLRDLELGQLDNTEGYVCATVPQTGPAGIGFISMLGWGNAVTILPEMMYRQFGDEEALPRQYESMKLFVEAEIRKMGKKNLWIGPSLGDWLAMGKGIAWQAMHNNPVSNAFIVHDLKVISETAERLGKREDAARYRRQLAATTDAYIKKFVSKNGIVAKDYQSAYIMALKYVLPEGELRERVKKNFVANIRKNGLQTGFFATEHLLPLLVEAGEQKLAYDVLLQENCPGWMYQVKCGATTTWERWDALKPDGTVNEEKMAGSGENMVSFNHYAFGSVGEFYYQYILGIRPEKPGFAKLHFAPYPDERLGGVSGSYLSVAGKIESAWRYEADGCHIRLATPVEAVVLLPDGRSENVPAGTYEWTVKRPNL, encoded by the coding sequence ATGGAAGAATTAAGAAAACAGTGGATCACTTCAGAAAAAGAATACCGGGAGGGCGAGGTTTTTGTATACCGGCAGAAATTTACGGCTTCACAGGTCAAAAAAGCTGTGTTTTACGGCACAGCCCTCGGCGTGTACGAAGCAGAATTAAACGGCACGAAGATCGGGAGCCAGATGTTTGCACCGGGATTTTCCTACTATCCGAGACGTGTGCTCTATCAGACACACGAGGTTACGGAGCTGTTGCGGGAAGGAGAAAATACGCTGACGGTCTATCTCGGACAGGGGTGGTACTGCGGGCGTTTTCTCTGCGAAAATCAGACACAGATATACGGAGAGCAGCCGGCGGTTGCATGGATTCTGGAACTGGAGGATGCGGCAGGAAGCCGAAGGATTGTCTCCGACGAGACGGTGGAGGAACTGGAATCCCCGTATGAATATGCCGGAGAGTACGATGGTGAGATTTATTTTGCAGACGGAAGAGAGAACGTGACCGGTCATGCGTCCGCCTACACAAAGGAGGCGCCGTTCGCACTGGAGCCGACGCTTACGGAAGTGCGTCTGCAGGATGAGATGCCGGTGCGGGAGGCAACGGTGCATGGAGATGTGACGATCCTTGATTTCGGGCAAAACTTTGCCGGAATTGTAGAAATAGATCCTTCTTTTTTGAAAAATGAGACAATTACGATCCGGCACGGGGAGATCTTAAATGCCGACGGCAGCCTGTACACCGCAAATCTGCGCAAAGCGAAGGCGACGATTGTCTACCATGCAGGTGCGGAGAAGAAAAAATACCGCCCGCGCTTTACTTATATGGGATTTCGTTATATGGAACTTTCCGGTGCGGCATATCAGCCGGGGATGATCAGGGCATACGCACTTCACACAGAGATGAAGCGTACCGGATATTTTTCCTGTGAAAATCCGCTGGTGCAGAAACTCTATGAGAACCAGGTCTGGGGACAGAAATCCAACTATGTGGAAGTGCCGACCGACTGCCCGCAACGGGATGAGCGCATGGGTTATACCGGGGACGGGCAGGTATTTGCGCTGACAGGGGCTTATAATTTCAATACGGATGCGTTCTGGAAAAATTTTCTTCGCGATCTGGAGCTGGGGCAGCTTGACAACACCGAGGGATATGTGTGCGCCACGGTGCCGCAGACGGGACCTGCCGGGATCGGATTTATCAGTATGCTGGGATGGGGCAATGCGGTCACGATTCTGCCGGAGATGATGTACCGTCAGTTCGGGGACGAGGAGGCACTGCCGCGCCAGTATGAGAGCATGAAGCTTTTCGTGGAGGCGGAGATCCGCAAGATGGGGAAGAAAAATCTCTGGATCGGTCCGTCATTAGGCGACTGGCTTGCGATGGGAAAAGGAATCGCATGGCAGGCGATGCACAACAATCCGGTGTCAAACGCGTTCATCGTGCATGATTTAAAGGTCATCAGCGAGACGGCAGAACGGCTTGGAAAGCGAGAAGATGCGGCGCGGTACCGCAGACAGCTTGCCGCGACGACGGACGCTTATATCAAAAAATTTGTGAGCAAAAACGGAATCGTGGCGAAGGATTATCAGTCCGCTTACATCATGGCATTAAAATATGTGCTGCCGGAGGGCGAGCTGCGGGAACGGGTCAAGAAAAACTTTGTTGCCAACATCCGTAAAAACGGGCTGCAGACGGGATTTTTTGCGACGGAGCATTTACTGCCGCTTCTGGTGGAGGCGGGAGAGCAGAAACTTGCCTATGATGTATTACTGCAGGAGAACTGTCCGGGGTGGATGTACCAGGTGAAATGTGGCGCGACGACAACCTGGGAGCGCTGGGATGCCCTAAAGCCGGACGGAACCGTCAACGAGGAGAAAATGGCGGGCTCCGGTGAAAATATGGTATCCTTTAACCATTACGCATTCGGCAGTGTCGGGGAGTTTTACTATCAATATATCCTTGGAATCAGACCGGAAAAGCCGGGCTTTGCAAAACTGCATTTTGCACCTTATCCGGACGAGCGCCTGGGAGGCGTATCCGGAAGCTATCTTTCCGTGGCAGGGAAGATCGAGAGCGCATGGCGGTACGAAGCGGACGGCTGTCATATCCGGCTTGCAACGCCGGTGGAGGCGGTCGTGCTCCTTCCGGATGGAAGAAGTGAGAATGTGCCTGCCGGAACGTACGAGTGGACGGTGAAAAGACCGAATCTGTAA
- a CDS encoding sugar phosphate isomerase/epimerase family protein, whose translation MKKAVQQIMLGTVTKNEKQTAETLRRIRAAGYDGIELNGFMVKPTSFLVRMLTKAAGMPVGKGGSYDWNALVKEAGLCVTSIHEDLGTIRREPETVAKEAEAFGTKYVVITGMYRFDYSDKAAVQGLCRDLNTSGKILKEAGIELLYHNHNCEFLHVEPQKTAYDLLLSETDPEYVNFELDSYWPTEAGVDALALMKKLDTRMKLYHINDRGTRLLKPAMTPILKSDSMELGCGNMNLDALIAQAKNVNVDAVILESHKNWVDNSPLRSLEVSAQFLNARI comes from the coding sequence ATGAAAAAAGCAGTACAGCAGATCATGCTTGGAACAGTAACGAAAAATGAAAAGCAGACGGCAGAGACGCTGCGGCGGATCAGGGCGGCAGGCTACGACGGAATCGAACTGAACGGTTTTATGGTGAAGCCGACCTCTTTTCTGGTGCGGATGCTCACGAAGGCGGCAGGAATGCCGGTCGGAAAAGGCGGAAGCTATGATTGGAATGCACTCGTAAAAGAAGCGGGACTTTGTGTGACGAGCATCCATGAAGATCTTGGAACGATCAGACGGGAGCCGGAGACGGTTGCAAAAGAGGCAGAAGCCTTCGGCACAAAATATGTCGTCATCACGGGAATGTACCGCTTTGATTACTCGGATAAAGCCGCGGTGCAGGGGCTGTGCCGGGATCTGAATACCTCCGGAAAAATTTTGAAAGAGGCGGGCATTGAACTTTTATACCACAACCATAACTGTGAGTTCCTGCACGTTGAGCCGCAGAAAACGGCGTATGATCTGCTCCTTTCGGAGACAGATCCGGAATATGTCAACTTTGAGCTGGACTCCTACTGGCCGACGGAGGCGGGCGTGGATGCGCTCGCCCTGATGAAAAAACTGGACACGAGAATGAAGCTTTATCATATCAATGACCGCGGCACTCGTCTTTTGAAGCCTGCCATGACGCCGATCTTAAAATCGGACAGCATGGAGCTTGGCTGCGGCAATATGAATCTGGATGCACTCATTGCACAGGCAAAGAACGTGAATGTGGATGCCGTGATTTTAGAAAGCCATAAAAACTGGGTGGATAACTCTCCGCTGCGGTCGCTGGAGGTAAGCGCACAGTTTTTAAACGCACGGATCTGA
- a CDS encoding glycoside hydrolase family 2 protein, whose translation MRNTIVLEKDWTFYKNPQSESGEAVTLPHTWNAVDGQDGGNDYYRGTCKYVRHFAKPELEKGGRAYLEFNGAAMTADVVVNGTKLFHHEGGFSTFRVDVTEQLTEDNLLEVYVDNSDNTKVYPQKADFTFYGGLYRMVKLVTVPKVHFVMDYAGGNGMKVTPEVTILDAAEKQADADVTVELWMTGEAPDVTVTVAGETQTVPVENGYAKAVFALKNVHLWDGVEDPYLYTVKAELPGGDVVERTFGCRSFKIDPKEGFFLNGRSYPLRGVSRHQDRAGAGNALTYEMHREDMAIVRELGANTIRLAHYQHAQEFYDLCDENGIIVWAEIPYITMHMTDGTENTLSQMKELIVQNYHHPSIVCWGLSNEITAASAVNEELLENHRRLNDLCHELDKTRPTVMADVFMLETDSPMLEIPDMNSYNLYFGWYIGELEQNDSFFDEYHSTYPDRVIGLSEYGADANPAYHSANPERGDYTEEYQCVYHEHMAKMIEERPYLWATHVWNLFDFAADGRDEGGKHGENQKGLVTMDRRIKKDAFYVYKAYWSKAPFVHLCGSRYTDRAEDVTEIKVYSNQKKVSLFVDGAEKETKEGARIFRFRVPITGTHTIRVVSGDCTDEITVRKVDTPNPDYIFNKQGDVVNWFDKEDFKADHYSISDTLGELAKNEMANAIVQSLMAQASASRGDVAESVKDNPALQRMMQRMTLASLLKQAGDAVSEEQMKALNDALQKIPKN comes from the coding sequence ATGAGAAATACAATAGTGCTGGAAAAAGACTGGACATTTTATAAAAATCCACAGAGTGAAAGCGGGGAAGCGGTGACGCTCCCGCACACCTGGAACGCGGTTGACGGGCAGGACGGCGGAAACGATTATTATCGCGGAACCTGCAAATATGTGCGTCATTTTGCAAAACCGGAACTGGAAAAGGGAGGAAGAGCGTATCTGGAATTTAACGGCGCAGCGATGACGGCGGATGTTGTGGTCAACGGAACGAAGCTGTTCCACCACGAGGGCGGATTTTCTACATTCCGGGTAGATGTGACGGAGCAGTTGACAGAGGACAATCTGTTAGAAGTATATGTGGATAACTCTGACAACACAAAGGTGTATCCGCAGAAAGCCGATTTTACTTTTTACGGCGGGCTGTACCGCATGGTAAAGCTGGTGACGGTGCCTAAAGTGCATTTTGTGATGGACTATGCAGGCGGAAACGGCATGAAAGTGACGCCGGAGGTGACGATTCTGGACGCTGCAGAGAAACAGGCGGACGCAGACGTGACGGTGGAACTGTGGATGACGGGGGAAGCACCGGACGTGACGGTCACCGTGGCGGGAGAGACACAGACGGTTCCCGTGGAAAACGGTTATGCAAAAGCCGTGTTTGCGCTTAAAAATGTGCATCTCTGGGACGGTGTGGAGGATCCGTATCTGTATACGGTAAAAGCAGAACTTCCGGGCGGTGATGTCGTGGAGCGGACGTTTGGCTGCCGCAGCTTTAAGATAGATCCCAAAGAGGGCTTTTTCTTAAACGGACGATCTTATCCGCTACGCGGCGTGAGCCGTCATCAGGATCGTGCGGGCGCGGGCAATGCGCTGACATACGAGATGCACCGGGAGGATATGGCGATTGTAAGAGAGCTTGGTGCCAACACGATCCGCCTGGCACATTATCAGCACGCGCAGGAGTTCTACGATCTCTGCGATGAGAACGGAATCATTGTGTGGGCGGAAATTCCGTATATCACGATGCACATGACAGACGGCACCGAAAATACGTTAAGCCAGATGAAGGAGCTGATCGTGCAGAACTATCATCATCCGTCGATTGTCTGCTGGGGACTTTCCAATGAGATCACGGCAGCAAGCGCGGTGAACGAAGAACTGCTGGAGAATCACCGTAGATTAAATGATCTGTGTCATGAACTGGATAAGACGCGTCCGACGGTTATGGCGGATGTCTTTATGTTAGAGACGGACAGCCCGATGCTGGAGATACCGGATATGAACAGCTACAATCTCTACTTTGGCTGGTACATCGGGGAACTGGAACAGAACGACAGCTTTTTTGACGAATATCACAGCACTTACCCCGACCGGGTGATCGGACTCTCCGAATACGGCGCGGACGCGAATCCGGCGTACCACAGTGCGAATCCGGAGCGGGGCGATTACACGGAGGAATATCAGTGCGTTTACCACGAGCATATGGCAAAAATGATTGAGGAGCGCCCGTATCTGTGGGCAACGCATGTATGGAATCTGTTTGATTTCGCTGCGGACGGGCGCGACGAGGGTGGCAAGCACGGCGAGAACCAGAAAGGGCTTGTGACGATGGATCGCAGGATCAAAAAGGATGCGTTCTATGTATACAAGGCATACTGGAGCAAAGCCCCATTTGTGCATCTCTGCGGCAGCAGGTACACGGACCGTGCAGAGGATGTGACGGAGATCAAAGTGTACTCCAACCAGAAGAAGGTCTCGCTCTTTGTGGACGGAGCAGAGAAAGAGACGAAAGAAGGTGCACGCATCTTCAGATTCCGGGTGCCGATTACGGGAACGCACACGATCCGGGTAGTGTCCGGGGACTGCACCGATGAGATTACAGTGAGAAAAGTGGACACACCGAATCCGGATTACATTTTCAACAAGCAGGGCGACGTGGTCAACTGGTTTGACAAAGAGGATTTTAAAGCCGATCACTATTCGATTTCCGATACACTGGGGGAACTGGCGAAAAATGAGATGGCAAACGCCATTGTGCAGAGCCTGATGGCACAGGCTTCCGCAAGCCGCGGCGATGTGGCGGAGAGCGTGAAGGACAACCCGGCATTGCAGCGGATGATGCAGCGCATGACACTGGCAAGTCTCTTAAAGCAGGCGGGAGACGCTGTGAGCGAGGAGCAGATGAAAGCGTTAAACGACGCATTGCAGAAAATTCCAAAGAACTAG
- a CDS encoding MFS transporter encodes MFGKKKEQSVETNGIVYRRAKTWRVALAGCSSGIGMCFYVLLGLASYVANEGYGIATAVVGIILTATRILDGVTDPIIAIIIDKMNTRFGKIRILMVAGWLIESLAVLIMYCWASGKGHGIVLFVLLYCLYVIGYTMCNVTAQIVPAMLTNDPKQRPMVGVWSTAYNYLVPMILNIVITVILLPKYGNVYSVEMLAASCIVCVAVSGVGLLLCSIAVSDIDKPENFVGVASKKKAEPVKVKDMWELVKSNRALQTFIVAASSDKIASQTASQAVVTTMLFGIIIGNMQLGTILSVIGMLPSIIFAFIGAKYAGKHGNKEAMVTWTYVCITVAAVLVVLFIFIDPTLIATTLPMMIVYVLLTLVLNGAKMCVTMSSNAMMADIIDYELDRSGKFIPAAVTGTYSFIDKLVSSFSAAIATGLVALIGYRHTMPQPTDPSTPAIFWMTMSMYFGLPLIGWVCTLCAMRETPLSKEKMEEVQKSIQEKKQAEVEKVIEEMK; translated from the coding sequence ATGTTTGGAAAGAAAAAAGAACAGTCTGTGGAGACAAACGGCATTGTCTACCGCCGTGCAAAGACATGGAGGGTAGCGCTTGCAGGATGCAGTTCTGGGATTGGAATGTGTTTTTATGTGCTGCTTGGACTGGCAAGCTATGTGGCAAACGAAGGGTATGGCATTGCAACAGCGGTGGTAGGCATTATCCTGACTGCAACAAGAATCTTGGACGGCGTCACAGATCCGATCATTGCGATCATCATCGATAAGATGAACACGCGGTTTGGAAAGATCAGGATTCTGATGGTGGCAGGATGGCTGATCGAGTCACTGGCAGTCCTGATCATGTACTGCTGGGCGAGTGGAAAGGGACATGGAATCGTGCTGTTCGTGCTGCTCTACTGCCTGTATGTGATCGGCTATACGATGTGCAACGTCACAGCGCAGATCGTTCCGGCGATGCTTACGAACGACCCGAAGCAGCGCCCGATGGTAGGCGTCTGGAGTACAGCTTATAACTATCTGGTGCCGATGATTCTTAACATCGTGATTACGGTGATATTGCTCCCAAAATATGGAAATGTCTATTCGGTAGAGATGCTTGCAGCATCCTGCATCGTCTGCGTGGCAGTATCGGGTGTGGGATTACTTCTCTGCAGCATCGCGGTATCGGATATCGATAAACCGGAAAATTTTGTGGGCGTGGCGAGCAAGAAGAAGGCGGAGCCGGTAAAAGTAAAAGATATGTGGGAGCTGGTCAAATCCAACCGTGCGTTGCAGACGTTCATCGTTGCGGCAAGTTCGGATAAGATCGCGAGCCAGACGGCAAGCCAGGCGGTTGTGACGACGATGCTGTTCGGAATTATTATCGGCAATATGCAGCTTGGGACAATCTTAAGTGTAATCGGTATGCTTCCTTCGATCATCTTCGCGTTTATCGGGGCGAAATACGCAGGAAAGCACGGAAATAAAGAGGCGATGGTGACGTGGACGTATGTGTGCATCACCGTGGCGGCGGTGCTTGTGGTATTGTTTATTTTCATTGATCCGACCCTGATTGCGACGACGCTTCCTATGATGATTGTATATGTATTATTGACCCTGGTGTTAAATGGTGCAAAAATGTGCGTGACGATGTCAAGCAATGCGATGATGGCGGACATCATTGATTACGAGTTAGACCGCAGTGGTAAATTCATTCCGGCAGCAGTGACAGGTACATACAGCTTTATTGACAAGTTAGTATCCTCGTTTTCTGCAGCGATTGCAACCGGTCTGGTGGCATTGATCGGCTACAGGCACACGATGCCACAGCCGACCGACCCGTCCACACCGGCAATCTTCTGGATGACGATGAGCATGTATTTCGGACTCCCGCTGATTGGCTGGGTATGTACGCTCTGCGCAATGCGCGAGACGCCGCTCTCCAAAGAGAAGATGGAGGAAGTACAGAAGAGCATTCAGGAGAAAAAACAGGCAGAAGTGGAAAAAGTGATTGAGGAAATGAAATAG
- a CDS encoding glycoside hydrolase family 1 protein, producing MRLPEHFLIGAATAAHQVEGNNIRSDLWAMEHMKHTSFLEPSLDAVDHYHRYEEDIKLLSDAGLNAYRFSIEWARIEPEEGVFDAGAVAYYHDVIACCKKYGVEPFVTLHHFSSPKWLMTKGGWEASTTPADFARYVHYIMEELGSELHYVCTINEANMGIQVAAIAERYKRQMMAQMQAAQTAPRSGDSADGTVQVGINLEKMMENQKATALENMEVFGVEKVENFTSMRTREGDLLIMKAHELARKEIKALYPDIKVGLTLSLHDIQPQAGGEARAASEWDEEFLHYLPYIKEDDFLGVQNYTRSLIGPDGQLPNPEGAELTQMNYEFYPEALEHVLRRVAEDFHGDLYVTENGIATSDDTRRVAFIDAALNGVAACIRDGLPVKSYFHWSLLDNFEWQKGYSMTFGLIAVDRSTQTRHPKESLRFLGSWNR from the coding sequence ATGAGATTACCGGAACATTTTTTGATCGGGGCTGCCACAGCCGCCCATCAGGTAGAAGGGAACAACATCCGCAGCGACTTATGGGCGATGGAGCACATGAAGCACACCAGCTTTTTGGAGCCGTCCTTAGACGCGGTCGATCACTACCACCGCTATGAGGAAGATATTAAGCTTCTGTCCGACGCCGGCTTAAACGCCTATCGTTTTTCGATCGAATGGGCGCGCATCGAGCCGGAGGAGGGCGTGTTTGATGCAGGGGCCGTCGCATATTACCACGACGTCATCGCCTGCTGCAAAAAATACGGTGTGGAACCGTTTGTTACCCTGCATCATTTTTCCAGCCCGAAATGGCTGATGACCAAAGGCGGATGGGAAGCTTCGACTACGCCTGCCGACTTTGCCCGCTATGTTCATTATATTATGGAAGAACTCGGCAGCGAACTGCACTATGTATGCACCATCAACGAGGCAAATATGGGCATTCAGGTCGCCGCAATCGCCGAGCGCTACAAGCGGCAGATGATGGCGCAGATGCAGGCAGCACAGACAGCGCCAAGGAGCGGCGACAGCGCGGACGGTACGGTGCAGGTCGGCATCAATCTTGAGAAAATGATGGAAAATCAAAAGGCAACCGCCCTTGAAAATATGGAAGTCTTCGGCGTGGAAAAAGTAGAAAACTTTACCTCCATGCGCACCAGAGAGGGCGATCTTCTCATCATGAAAGCACATGAGCTCGCCAGAAAAGAAATCAAAGCGCTCTATCCGGACATTAAAGTCGGTCTGACCTTAAGCCTGCACGACATTCAGCCGCAGGCGGGCGGCGAGGCGCGCGCAGCCTCTGAGTGGGATGAAGAATTTTTACACTATCTCCCTTATATTAAGGAGGATGATTTCTTAGGCGTGCAGAATTATACCCGCTCCCTGATCGGTCCGGACGGTCAGCTTCCGAATCCGGAGGGTGCCGAACTGACCCAGATGAATTATGAGTTTTACCCGGAAGCTTTAGAGCATGTTCTGCGCAGGGTGGCAGAAGATTTTCACGGTGACCTGTATGTCACTGAAAACGGAATTGCAACTTCCGATGACACCAGGCGCGTCGCTTTTATCGATGCCGCACTTAACGGCGTCGCTGCCTGCATCCGCGATGGTCTCCCGGTAAAAAGTTATTTTCACTGGAGTCTCCTTGATAATTTTGAATGGCAGAAAGGCTACTCGATGACTTTTGGACTGATTGCGGTCGACCGCAGCACACAGACAAGACATCCGAAGGAAAGCCTGCGTTTCCTCGGAAGCTGGAACCGCTAA
- a CDS encoding helix-turn-helix transcriptional regulator, translated as MDIKERLSFFQEMVQCEYPLHLWHYSPEFELIETDCPAELMLPDIISMLGFSSLVLAHIESGNRMPLILDTEFGLLWIAGFEYQGFALQQIHIVGPAFTGSNSHLVLRKKLDSYQLTVKLRSKIVKQIESVPIIPSSVLLSYAIMFHCAITGERITADLISFTSHSTTSVPDDSPLLSGEHPGIWMAEQTFLSMIREGNPEYKKALAKSMTLSSGVKAEIGDSLRMSKNNLLVLLTLCSRAAIDGGLNPSIAYTLNDYYAGRIEECKTTADTTNLSREFLDDYVHRVRAAKETNAHSRQIQNICDYISLHIREPLSISLLSERLGYTEYYFSHKFKEVTGESVNAYIRRKKIEEAKLLLSGTRMSIQDISDELSFGSRSFFFSSFQKETGMSPTAYRGEHCKG; from the coding sequence ATGGACATCAAAGAACGTCTCTCTTTTTTTCAGGAAATGGTTCAATGTGAATACCCGCTTCATCTCTGGCACTACAGCCCGGAGTTTGAGCTGATCGAGACAGACTGTCCGGCAGAACTCATGCTGCCGGACATTATCTCCATGCTGGGTTTTTCCTCTCTCGTACTCGCACATATCGAATCCGGGAACCGCATGCCGCTGATTTTGGACACCGAGTTCGGACTTCTCTGGATCGCCGGTTTTGAGTATCAGGGCTTTGCGCTGCAGCAGATCCACATCGTCGGTCCTGCTTTTACCGGAAGCAACTCGCATCTGGTTCTGCGTAAAAAGCTGGATTCCTACCAGCTTACCGTCAAGCTGCGCTCTAAAATTGTAAAGCAGATCGAGAGTGTGCCGATCATTCCGTCTTCCGTGCTGCTCTCCTACGCCATCATGTTTCACTGCGCCATTACCGGCGAGCGGATCACCGCGGATCTGATCTCTTTTACCTCACACAGCACGACAAGCGTTCCGGATGACTCGCCGCTTCTCTCCGGGGAGCATCCGGGCATCTGGATGGCGGAACAGACATTTCTCTCCATGATCCGCGAGGGAAATCCGGAATACAAAAAGGCTCTTGCAAAATCCATGACCTTAAGCTCCGGCGTCAAGGCCGAGATCGGCGATTCACTCCGCATGAGCAAAAATAATCTGCTGGTGCTCCTAACCCTGTGCAGCCGCGCTGCGATCGATGGCGGTCTGAATCCCTCCATCGCATACACCCTAAACGATTACTATGCCGGGCGCATCGAGGAATGTAAAACGACTGCCGACACGACCAATTTAAGCCGCGAATTTCTCGATGATTACGTCCACCGTGTCCGCGCCGCAAAGGAGACGAATGCACATTCCAGGCAGATTCAGAACATCTGCGACTACATCAGTCTGCACATCCGCGAACCGCTCTCGATCTCTCTGCTCTCCGAACGGCTCGGCTACACGGAATATTATTTTTCCCACAAGTTCAAGGAAGTGACCGGCGAGAGCGTGAATGCTTATATCCGCCGAAAAAAAATAGAAGAAGCAAAGCTTCTTCTATCGGGTACCCGCATGAGTATTCAGGACATCAGCGATGAACTGTCCTTCGGCAGCCGCAGTTTCTTTTTCTCCAGCTTTCAGAAGGAGACCGGCATGTCACCGACGGCATACCGCGGGGAGCACTGTAAGGGGTGA
- a CDS encoding glycerate kinase family protein, giving the protein MDVMVLIDSFKGSMTSMEAGNAARDGVLRVYPHANVTVRPLADGGEGTTDALIEGLGGRKVELSVTGPMGSRVKAYYGILADEKTVVMEMAQAAGITLVEEAQRNPGKATTYGVGEMIRDAVSRGYRKFIIGIGGSATNDGGIGMLRALGVKFLTKDGEEAGEGADALGKIHFVSLEHLMPELKECDFQIACDVTNPLCGEKGATYIYGKQKGIREEEMPRIDADMKHYAAITAERIGVDYAAREGAGAAGGMGYAFISYLGARLVPGIELILDVIHFEEEAKKAQIVLTGEGRLDLQTAMGKAPVGVARAAKKYGCKVIAFAGSVTKEATACNDNGIDAFFPIVRGVCTLEEAMQREKAMENLTDSVEQVFRLL; this is encoded by the coding sequence ATGGATGTAATGGTTTTGATCGATTCGTTTAAGGGGAGTATGACTTCCATGGAAGCGGGGAATGCGGCGCGTGACGGGGTGTTGCGCGTCTATCCGCATGCCAATGTGACGGTCCGCCCCCTGGCAGACGGAGGAGAGGGCACAACAGATGCCCTGATAGAGGGGCTGGGCGGAAGGAAAGTGGAACTGTCTGTGACGGGACCGATGGGAAGCCGGGTAAAAGCTTACTACGGAATCCTTGCGGATGAAAAGACGGTGGTTATGGAGATGGCGCAGGCCGCGGGCATTACGCTTGTGGAGGAAGCGCAGAGAAATCCGGGAAAAGCCACCACCTATGGAGTGGGCGAGATGATACGGGATGCCGTTTCGCGCGGATACCGCAAATTCATCATCGGAATCGGCGGAAGCGCAACAAATGACGGCGGAATCGGAATGCTTAGAGCGCTCGGTGTGAAGTTTCTGACCAAAGATGGAGAGGAAGCAGGAGAGGGAGCGGATGCGCTTGGTAAAATACATTTCGTTTCACTGGAGCATCTGATGCCGGAACTGAAAGAATGTGATTTTCAGATTGCATGTGATGTCACGAATCCGCTCTGCGGAGAAAAAGGGGCGACCTATATTTATGGAAAGCAGAAGGGCATACGGGAAGAGGAAATGCCGCGTATCGACGCGGATATGAAGCATTACGCCGCGATCACTGCCGAGCGGATCGGCGTTGACTATGCAGCCCGGGAGGGCGCGGGGGCAGCCGGCGGCATGGGATATGCCTTTATCAGTTATCTTGGGGCGAGACTGGTTCCGGGAATCGAGCTGATATTAGACGTGATCCATTTTGAGGAGGAGGCAAAGAAAGCGCAGATTGTGCTCACCGGAGAGGGACGGCTGGATCTTCAGACTGCAATGGGAAAAGCGCCCGTGGGGGTTGCGAGGGCTGCCAAGAAGTATGGCTGTAAAGTGATTGCGTTCGCCGGTTCGGTCACAAAAGAAGCAACTGCGTGCAATGACAACGGCATCGACGCATTTTTCCCGATCGTGCGCGGGGTGTGCACGTTAGAGGAGGCCATGCAGCGGGAAAAAGCCATGGAGAATCTTACTGATTCCGTGGAACAGGTATTTCGTCTGCTATAA
- a CDS encoding type II toxin-antitoxin system RelE/ParE family toxin produces the protein MANVVFTEPAEYDLLDIEYYIFVDLCNPQASRRITEGILEAAERLGEYPIGHPLVDDELLGRIGLRMTRFDNYNIFYHYDSEDDVVYIIRILYNKVDWQNILKK, from the coding sequence GTGGCTAATGTAGTATTTACCGAACCGGCAGAATATGATTTGCTGGATATAGAGTACTATATTTTTGTCGATCTTTGTAATCCTCAAGCATCAAGAAGAATAACGGAAGGTATTCTCGAAGCTGCAGAAAGGCTGGGAGAATATCCGATAGGGCATCCTTTAGTAGATGATGAACTTTTGGGAAGAATAGGTTTGCGGATGACGCGCTTTGATAATTACAATATCTTTTACCATTATGACAGCGAGGATGATGTAGTGTACATAATCAGAATTTTATATAACAAAGTTGATTGGCAGAATATATTGAAAAAGTAA